In Desulfovibrio desulfuricans DSM 642, the sequence TGCAACTGCGGAATATGACCCAGAATCTCCTGAAACAGGGGCATGCGCGGGGAATCCTTGGGCTCCTTGCTGATAATGCTGCGGATGACCTGCTTGAGTCGCGGGGTGCTGCCCTCGTTGACGGCCCTTTGCAGGGTATTGATTTCTTCCACATGGGCAAGCTGACCGGCAGTCCACTCGCGCAGGTTGAAAAGCTCAAGGTGGGTAATGCGCCCACGGCCCAGCCACAGCAGTTCCAGCACGTCCTGTTCCGTCAGCCCGGCAAGATTAAGCACAATCTGGCAGGGATGCAGCGGATAGATGTTTTCCAGCAGAAATTCCGGCGACTGCTGCAAAATAGCGGGCAAATCCTTGTGCGGCTTGTAGGGGAATACGATCTCCGGGTTGGCCTCCGGGCCGAGCCAGTCTTCGCGCAGCATGTCGGGCACCATGTCGGTCAGTTCCGTCAGGCTTTCGCGCAGCTTGGCGGCACGGGTGGGATTGGTTTCTTCAGCCAGAGCCTCGTGCAAGCGTTCGCCGCGCAACTGCCGCATGGGCTCAAGCTGATGATAAATAAATTCGGCAAGATGCAGCGAGGACGGCTGCTTTTGACCCACATAGGCAAGAAAAGTCTCTTCCTTGATGGGGGCAGGCGCGGGCATATCCCAGCGGGCAGCCAGCGAGGCGGCGTGCCTTTCGTTCCAAGCCCGCAGGAGCTTGAGCACGTAGGCGCGCATCCAGTCGTTGACGGGCGCGTACTTGCGCAGCGCGTCTGTGATGTCCTTGCGGTGCAGCAGGTTGTCAAAAGCCCTGGATGTTTCGGTATTGAGCGGCGACCATGTAAATTCCACCAGTTTGTCGCGGAACGTGGCCTTGAACTCAATGCCTATGCGCACTGTAATGTCCATGATGCGCGCAGCGCGCAGCAGTTCCTGAGCCGCCTCCGGGTCAACGGTATTGTAGTAGATCACCGTCAAAAAGCGGATGCCCTTGATCCACGCATCCATGACCAGATGGGTGGGGTTTTTGCGTCCCTTGGTATTGGCGTCGTGCACGTGGTGGTCAAAGGCGTGCTGGTTCCATTCCTCCGGCATTTCAAGCAGGTGGTATTTGCGCAGCAATGCCCGCACAATGCGCGGCGTACCGCGCACTGCCTGATGAAATTCGTGCGCGAGGGGCAACTGGTGGCTGGCATCGTTATGCGAGCGCACGAGGTCTTTCATGATCTGCACCAGCACGCGCGCTGTATTGTTTTGCAGCGAAGAATGCGTGGAGTACAGAACCTCGTCGTGCAAGCGGCGCAGAGCCTGCAATCTCTCGCTGGGGCCGCCAGCCTCCAGGCTTTCCAGCAGCACGATGACGGCGCTGGCAAGGCGCAGGCCGTGCGAGGAGGTCATTTCAATGATGCCGTGAGGGTGCAGGCCCGGTTCGGGCTGGCGCAGGGCGTGATCCTGGGCGCGGGCGTCCACAAAGGCGTTCACCATCTGGATGAGCTTGTGGTCCTGCCTGTCGAACAGCAATGAAGAAAACTTCCGGTGCGCGCGTTCGCGTCCATCGGTTGAGGAACCGTTGGTAGTGGTACTTGTAGAACTGAGCATGTATAATGTCGGGAAAAAGTGCTTAAAGATATTTGCAGCGGCTGCATGCCCTGCAAGCTGACCATATATGCTTATGATGCAGTGCAAGTGCGCGAAAGTCCAGCGTCATGTTTCTGCCGTCGGGCATGCGCTCAACTGCATTGATAAAAAGGCCATACTGCCGTTAAATGGCAAAAAGCAGTCTTCTGCGCGGATGGCCGCTCCAACCAGTTACCCCGGAGGATGTATGTACCAGCAAACCAACGATCTGGCCGGAGGGCATGTGTTCGCCTCGGCCCAGGAAATGATGGACTGGCTTGAAAAGGCCATGACTGACAATATCCAGAATAATAAGGATCAATACCGGTTTGAGGCTGATCCCTACGCCTATGTGGTCAACTATGCCGCTGCCGCCGGGCTTGAACTTGACGATGCGCAACTGGGCGACATGCAGCGGCATGTGGCGCAGTGGGCAGAGCAGCACTTTGCCGAGAATATGACGGAAGAATAGCTGTCTTTTCTTTTACTGCTGGCTGCTGCGGTGATTGCAATGCAAAGCGTTGGAGATGACCAAAAAATTCACGTGCTTTGCACTGATATTTGCCGACAGCAGTCAGCAATGTTTCGTTGATTGCATATTTCAAACCGTTACTGAAAACTTATGGTGCAGGTTGTATTGATATGTCAGATTGCATTATTTCAGAATGTTACGTAAAACCTTACACATTAAATGTAATTGTTTTGCTGCGGTTATAAAAATTTTATGTGCAATGGTTGCATTTTTAGTTGCCAAGAGCGCATAAATTGATGAAGGTGCTGGAGGTACTTTTTTACGACAAACGCAAGGGAATATGGCTTGTGAGTATGGTTTTTTGTATATGAATTCACTGTTCGGACTGCTCAGAACGCAAATTGAAGAACGTCCAACTCGAGCAATATTTTTGCTTTGGTCTTTGTCACTTCCTGTTGCTGCATTATTTTCACTGCTTGTAGCGTTGCACTGGCGTTCAGAACGTTTGACAGTTGCAATTGATGAAGCAGAGTATTCTCTGTCGCAGCGTGTTCAGCGCGTTGCTGAAATGGCTGACCTTAAATTTGATACGATAAAAAAGCTTACCGGACTTCTGGCTACAGACTCACGCATTATTGCCGCTCTGAGGGGAGATGGGGATTTTGCGGAATGCACCCGCTACCTTCAGAGTGTGGGGGACACGCTCCGGCTGCACCGTGCGTTCCTGCTTGATAAAAACGGCGTGTGCGTTGCTTCCAACGATGCCGGAATGCCCAAAAATCTCCTTGGCGTTAACCTTGCCGACCGTGATTATTTTATCCGCGCCATGGCTGGCGAAAGTTCCGTGCAGTTTGTTGTAGGGCGGGTTTCAACAATTCCCGGTTTTCATTTTTCTGCGCCTGTCAGCGGGCCTGACGGCTACCTTGGCGTGGCTGTGCTCAAGGTTGATACGGAGACACTTGCGCAGCAGCTTTATCTGCCCACGGGTTTTGTTACGGACAAGGCGGGCGTGGTGGTGCTCTCCGATTCACCGGGGAACATGCTGCGCGTAGTGCCTGGCGAGAGCGCCGCCTTGCTTGCCCCGGCCAAGAGCCTGCTCCGCTATCAGCGCGAAAGTCTTGAACCCGTGTATCTGCGCAAAGTGGATGTGGACGGCTACGATGCCTGGGAGCTTAGCCCCGGTGGCCCGCCCTACCTGTGCAAGACTGTCCGCATAAGCAAGGAGGGGCTCAGCGTGTACGGCTTTGAGGGCCTTGCCCCTCTGCTGGCCGACATTGCGGAAAGCTTCCGCATGCATCTTGCCACCACATTTATTTTTTTTGTGCTTGGTTTTGCGGTCATAATAGGTACCACAGTGAACCTGCTGCGCGACAGATATCTGCGCAACACCTTGCAAAAACTTAATGATACCTTGCGGGTTCAGGCGCAGCATGATTCCCTGACCGGGCTGCTCAACCGCAGGATGTTTGATGAAATGGCCGAAGCGTGGTTTGCACAGACATTGCGGCTTGGCGTGCCTTTTTCGCTGGTGCTGTTTGACATCGACCATTTCAAGCGGCTGAATGATGCATTTGGGCATCAGGCTGGCGACCATGTCCTGCGCGAAATCGCCAGATGTGTGAGTATCCGCCTGTCCCGCCGGGGCGACAGGGTTTTTCGCATCGGAGGGGAGGAATTTGCCGTGCTGGCCAGCGCGTCAGAGGAGCGGCAGATTGTTTCCCTCATGGAAAAGATCCGAAAAACAGTGGAGGATATGCGCCTCCAGCATCCCGATGGGGCAGACAAGGTTGTAACCATCTCTCTTGGCGGCTTACTGGTGCGTGACTGTTGCGACATGTCGTTTGACGAAGCGTTCAAGCGAGCGGACGAAGCGTTGTACAGCGCCAAGGCTCAGGGGCGCAACCGAAGCGTATTGGCAGGCAGTTGCCGCGCTGAGGGGAGTGCGGGCTGTTTGATACGTCCTCATTCCTGACATTGCGCGTTTATGCGCTCTCCATTACGCAGCTTTTCGTGCTCAAATTTCCAGCTTTGCGCTGATAATCCATTCAGTTGCGATCATGCGGGTCGCAAGGCGGCAATATCCTTTTTTAACGCATTGACTTTGAATTTCAATTTCATATAATTATGCCTGTTGCCCTCAACCGGGCCGCACTGTTTACCGCCGCAAAGGCATATCAGGAGAACAGGTAGCATGTATAACCGATTTGGAACAACGCAGGAAATGATGATCCAGACCGTTCAGGAAAATGGAACGGAGGCTGTGCTGGCAATCGACAGCAGGGGCCTGTATCTGACCTCCGCCCAGTTTGTGGGACGCCCCATTGCCGACCACAACCGCTATAGCGGTGTGCGCAACGAGGTGCCGCAGAGGCTTGCCGCCCTGGGGCTGGATGTGGATGCCCTGCTGGCCGCAAACCAGCACCGCA encodes:
- a CDS encoding sensor domain-containing diguanylate cyclase, with the protein product MADLKFDTIKKLTGLLATDSRIIAALRGDGDFAECTRYLQSVGDTLRLHRAFLLDKNGVCVASNDAGMPKNLLGVNLADRDYFIRAMAGESSVQFVVGRVSTIPGFHFSAPVSGPDGYLGVAVLKVDTETLAQQLYLPTGFVTDKAGVVVLSDSPGNMLRVVPGESAALLAPAKSLLRYQRESLEPVYLRKVDVDGYDAWELSPGGPPYLCKTVRISKEGLSVYGFEGLAPLLADIAESFRMHLATTFIFFVLGFAVIIGTTVNLLRDRYLRNTLQKLNDTLRVQAQHDSLTGLLNRRMFDEMAEAWFAQTLRLGVPFSLVLFDIDHFKRLNDAFGHQAGDHVLREIARCVSIRLSRRGDRVFRIGGEEFAVLASASEERQIVSLMEKIRKTVEDMRLQHPDGADKVVTISLGGLLVRDCCDMSFDEAFKRADEALYSAKAQGRNRSVLAGSCRAEGSAGCLIRPHS